From Anopheles coluzzii chromosome 3, AcolN3, whole genome shotgun sequence, the proteins below share one genomic window:
- the LOC120959699 gene encoding uncharacterized protein LOC120959699 — MASSSVKVPVVVLLLAIACTEGSPFFGNNYVLPQGARLASSATAVVRNLDAAQLQVRGLNPTSSNFLSAGAAALRDYVGNTTTVMGQVFREVAQVAVDRTTAPAVVFTRLTLAVQGVAQWNRNLSSSLEVLKEAFNYDVNSNTASYLEKLRNAFGQNVQELAEVLVRLGDAVLPVAGQPLNTQQFLQVVSANGTLQQLLDVVEYTVRLSGEYSTSVSTLVAAVRAANDFQARSYALLRTNQASININVDRYNTASNTSFYRFLTAADSLLTHLKDTNESFVFRWPLLFSESVHQKLNLLNHSIDHLTGNLLQRTVTVAQNLERTSALFKEGNNPLSYLREETDLYTRVMLDVLSGENFCATGFVTTFNALPAQVTSRVAACLTEQTNLENQGSSQLVSLANNFLRPYVTAVYGRLNICFQQPFERMSECLDDIVATIDFRDKFFLLDLASHLYFQQVQEELPLCNDRVLQFVRNAGLRESCRIMSAAADTSTYYPLA, encoded by the exons ATGGCGTCTAGTTCAGTGAAGGTGCCTGTCGTTGTGCTGCTTCTTGCAATCGCCTGTACCGAAGGAAGTCCCTTTTTCGGCAACAATTATGTGCTCCCGCAAGGTGCCCGGCTTGCCAGTTCCGCCACCGCGGTGGTGCGCAATCTAGACGCCGCCCAGCTGCAGGTTCGTGGACTGAACCCAACGTCTTCAAACTTTCTCAGCGCTGGAGCGGCGGCACTGCGCGATTACGTCGGCAATACGACGACCGTGATGGGGCAGGTGTTCCGCGAGGTGGCACAGGTTGCCGTCGATCGTACCACGGCACCGGCCGTCGTCTTCACCCGGCTTACGCTGGCCGTCCAGGGTGTGGCACAGTGGAACCGAAACCTATCCAGTTCGCTCGAGGTGTTGAAGGAGGCGTTTAACTACGATGTGAATTCCAACACGGCCAGCTATCTGGAGAAGTTGCGGAATGCGTTCGGTCAAAACGTGCAAGAGCTGGCGGAAGTACTCGTGCGGTTGGGTGATGCGGTCCTCCCGGTTGCTGGACAGCCGCTAAACACACAACAGTTTCTGCAGGTAGTGTCGGCAAATGGGacactgcagcagctgctggatGTAGTGGAATACACTGTGCGATTATCAGGCGAGTACTCGACGAGTGTTAGCACCCTGGTGGCAGCAGTTCGTGCTGCCAACGACTTCCAAGCCCGATCGTATGCCTTGCTAAGAACAAACCAGGCATCTATCAACATCAACGTTGACCGGTACAATACTGCATCAAACACATCGTTCTACCGCTTTCTGACGGCGGCCGACTCGCTTCTAACACACCTCAAAGACACGAACGAAAGCTTCGTCTTCCGCTGGCCGCTACTGTTTAGCGAGTCCGTGCATCAGAAGCTAAATCTGCTCAATCATTCGATCGATCATTTGACGGGGAACTTGCTGCAGCGAACGGTAACGGTCGCTCAGAATCTCGAGCGGACGAGTGCCCTGTTCAAAGAGGGCAATAACCCACTCAGCTACCTGCGAGAAGAAACCGATCTGTACACGCGCGTCATGCTGGACGTACTGAGTGGTGAAAATTTCTGCGCAACTGGATTTGTTACGACGTTTAACGCGCTTCCAGCACAGGTGACTTCACGTGTAGCGGCATGCCTAACCGAGCAGACGAATCTCGAAAATCAAGGCTCATCGCAGCTGGTGTCGCTTGCGAATAATTTCCTACGGCCGTACGTTACCGCAGTCTATGGGCGATTGAATATCTGCTTCCAGCAACCGTTCGAGAGGATGAGCGAATGTTTGGATGAT ATCGTTGCTACCATTGACTTCAGGGATAAGTTCTTCCTGCTCGATCTTGCCAGCCATCTGTACTTCCAGCAGGTCCAGGAAGAGCTACCACTGTGCAATGATCGCGTATTGCAGTTCGTTAGAAACGCTGGACTCCGTGAATCTTGTCGGATCATGTCTGCCGCCGCCGATACGTCGACGTATTATCCACTAGCGTGA
- the LOC120959700 gene encoding uncharacterized protein LOC120959700, whose product MRKMHRSFVNVLQLVLLVAVMVLLSDLSSVSGASSNPLADDEEVTNATMGIVESVSTARAAMERFKQSVPSVDYLQLATAGLQEYVANVTGRFEATFKDFTTRELESVQHALIETIRYLNGYESVNSISMLQNLDYSMYNHNLLRSINSDLRIASISLSEALFEQRDVSVAVDDIFAATDKLQENVIRLADVIEKGEAWTVETNARALAAQQGFNESIDQYLNGSLTQVEDIVTALDDLRTYEEDMYRRFKEKISITFPKSTTNYFIALKKALENTIQKIRINFENLKLYKHRDIEQWQSRGSITAPIGYMTQVAVQVASDPMLSNESYIDKVLTFPNFTLAHVNGCLAEQTASEEKTFAIIAQLLDTYVVGAINASYGAFDICFRYAPRKLNQCLELNGYENNWANGRIYNAAKQVESLVDSEIQHNFNACVAQNGYFLNYHNIQEMCIYSKKRTRYRNRWTKK is encoded by the exons ATGCGCAAAATGCATCGCTCGTTCGTCAATGTGCtgcagctggtgctgctggtggcggtAATGGTGTTACTAAGTGATTTATCAAGCGTTTCCGGCGCTTCTAGCAATCCGCTAGCAGATGACGAGGAGGTGACAAACGCTACGATGGGTATTGTGGAAAGTGTATCCACTGCCCGTGCCGCCATGGAACGCTTCAAGCAGAGCGTCCCAAGTGTGGACTATCTGCAGCTGGCCACAGCCGGGCTGCAGGAATATGTGGCCAATGTTACTGGGAGGTTCGAGGCAACGTTTAAAGACTTCACCACGCGTGAGCTCGAATCGGTACAGCACGCACTGATCGAAACGATCCGCTACCTGAACGGGTACGAGTCCGTCAACTCGATCTCGATGCTGCAAAACCTCGACTACAGCATGTACAACCACAACCTGCTGCGCTCGATCAACAGTGATTTGCGGATCGCATCGATCAGTCTGTCGGAGGCGTTGTTTGAGCAGCGCGACGTGAGCGTGGCGGTGGATGACATCTTTGCCGCAACGGATAAGCTGCAGGAAAATGTGATCCGACTGGCGGACGTTATAGAGAAAGGAGAAGCCTGGACGGTGGAAACCAATGCACGGGCCCTGGCCGCCCAGCAAGGGTTCAACGAATCGATCGACCAGTACCTGAACGGGTCACTGACGCAGGTGGAAGATATCGTAACGGCGCTGGATGATTTGCGCACCTACGAGGAGGATATGTACCGGCGGTTTAAGGAGAAGATCTCGATCACCTTCCCAAAATCCACCACCAACTACTTTATCGCGCTGAAGAAAGCGCTCGAAAATACGATCCAGAAGATACGCATCAACTTTGAGAATCTGAAGCTCTACAAGCACCGAGACATTGAGCAGTGGCAGTCGCGTGGTTCCATCACCGCCCCAATCGGTTACATGACGCAGGTGGCGGTGCAGGTCGCATCCGATCCGATGCTCTCGAACGAGTCGTACATCGACAAGGTGCTCACATTCCCGAACTTTACGCTCGCTCACGTGAACGGCTGCCTGGCGGAGCAGACGGCAAGCGAGGAGAAAACGTTCGCGATCATCGCGCAACTGCTCGACACGTACGTGGTCGGGGCGATCAATGCGTCGTACGGTGCGTTTGACATCTGCTTCCGGTATGCGCCGCGCAAGCTTAACCAGTGTTTGGAGTTG AACGGTTACGAAAACAATTGGGCTAATGGAAGAATCTATAATGCGGCGAAACAGGTGGAATCGTTGGTGGATAGTGAGATACAGCACAACTTCAATGCGTGTGTAGCGCAGAACGGGTACTTCCTGAACTATCACAACATTCAGGAGATGTGCATCTACAGCAAGAAACGAACGCGCTATCGTAATCGGTGGACAAAGAAGTAG